The following are encoded in a window of Cydia strobilella chromosome 1, ilCydStro3.1, whole genome shotgun sequence genomic DNA:
- the LOC134756209 gene encoding cuticle protein 19.8-like, with protein MAFKLVVFTCLVAAAYGSLAPAAIAAAPVVAAAPVAARLEEFDPLPQYRFGYDVADSLTGDYKSQTEQRDGDLVQGQYSLIDSDGTRRIVDYTADSVNGFNAVVRKEPLVAAAPAVVPARIAAAPVVAEPAVVSARIAAAPVVAQPAFARYAVAPAVSPARIAAAPVFARYAAAPVAAPVVAARYAAAPVAAAAPVVAARYAAAPVATAPVAAAPVAAAYRTALAAYSAAYTGPVAAQYAQYAAPLAAYSAPAAVAYSAPAYGAPVAAYAAPAAPAPVFARAAPAKLVAPNTAGYYYP; from the exons ATGGCTTTCAAG tTGGTGGTCTTCACTTGTTTGGTCGCGGCCGCCTACGGCAGCTTGGCCCCCGCGGCCATAGCAGCTGCGCCCGTGGTCGCGGCGGCCCCAGTGGCGGCGCGGCTCGAGGAGTTCGACCCGCTGCCACAGTACCGCTTTGGCTACGACGTGGCGGACTCACTTACCGGCGATTACAAGAGCCAGACAGAGCAGCGCGACGGCGACCTGGTGCAGGGTCAGTACTCACTGATCGACTCGGATGGCACGCGTCGTATTGTGGACTACACTGCTGATTCAGTTAACGGATTCAACGCCGTCGTGCGCAAGGAGCCGCTCGTGGCCGCTGCGCCCGCCGTCGTGCCCGCACGCATCGCTGCCGCTCCAGTAGTGGCAGAACCCGCCGTCGTTTCCGCACGCATCGCTGCTGCTCCAGTCGTCGCCCAGCCCGCCTTCGCCCGCTACGCTGTTGCCCCTGCTGTCTCTCCCGCCAGGATCGCTGCCGCTCCCGTATTCGCCCGCTACGCTGCGGCTCCCGTCGCTGCTCCCGTGGTGGCCGCTCGGTACGCTGCCGCCCCAGTGGCCGCCGCCGCTCCTGTGGTAGCCGCTCGTTACGCTGCTGCCCCAGTGGCCACTGCTCCAGTAGCTGCTGCGCCAGTGGCCGCCGCCTACAGAACTGCATTAGCTGCGTACAGCGCTGCCTACACAGGTCCCGTTGCGGCGCAGTATGCTCAATACGCTGCCCCTCTGGCGGCCTATAGCGCTCCCGCGGCCGTCGCCTACTCCGCGCCAGCGTACGGCGCGCCCGTAGCGGCATATGCTGCGCCCGCGGCACCCGCCCCGGTGTTTGCGCGCGCGGCTCCCGCGAAACTCGTGGCGCCCAACACCGCCGGATACTACTACCCTTGA
- the LOC134756250 gene encoding larval cuticle protein A2B-like: MDAKIVVLICVLGAAAASVVVPAPLAPIARFDPLPQYSYGYDVQDALTGDYKGHQEQRNGDLVTGSYTVVDPDGTRRIVDYTADPLNGFNAVVRREPLVAPARVVAPAPVFAPAPAPYLARAPVFAPAPASAPLFAPRLPSPYFL, encoded by the exons ATGGACGCCAAG ATTGTAGTATTGATCTGCGTGCTGGGTGCCGCGGCTGCGAGCGTGGTAGTACCAGCACCGCTAGCCCCAATAGCCCGGTTCGACCCTCTGCCACAGTACTCGTACGGCTACGACGTTCAGGACGCGCTCACCGGCGACTACAAAGGCCACCAGGAGCAAAGGAACGGGGATCTCGTGACTGGATCATATACTGTAGTCGACCCCGACGGCACAAGGAGGATAGTCGACTACACCGCGGACCCTCTGAACGGCTTCAACGCGGTGGTGCGCCGTGAGCCGCTAGTGGCGCCCGCTCGGGTGGTAGCCCCGGCCCCCGTGTTTGCCCCCGCGCCCGCACCGTACCTAGCACGAGCGCCGGTGTTCGCGCCCGCACCTGCGTCTGCGCCGCTGTTCGCCCCCAGACTACCCAGCCCGTACTTCTTGTAG